A single region of the Oncorhynchus keta strain PuntledgeMale-10-30-2019 chromosome 4, Oket_V2, whole genome shotgun sequence genome encodes:
- the LOC118381019 gene encoding uncharacterized protein LOC118381019 isoform X1, with amino-acid sequence MAELEVESLHFSVGILGISGGSLLLLVNNYGSSPEKSLIPHTALGVLLLIIAALLAYSGVRRSLSQSRLFSSVCLTVSALWGGSGLVYLLVGERVLGATELRTSLVPGLAAFTLALLILAIVSLFQREVVFFIITLSISLACGHQIAGLSSPGFGQSATAACYLLVTLVGAYFGCGRLLSFITRGRVEAPGTRLKKRRAGGQGSRVPEDCNDVVPVGLVMNLLSASVLACPLLAVVPQLSAGHVPWLWTAAVFQLGVCVLSYRAMDSLTATFYGFTSILHFTEGYSALLTAPSFSILPSSPVPFPVVFSVLFFILALFSCQKSLAEGLYQLFFVAYTIAIAAQPSLSFQAGAQGVQAAIFVVSAVMLLVTSYNMLANRIPTGEGMFKALVTRVSNLTLRPRDRQLHDPYLGYSRYADAEVLGHACSVLAAFSITSSVEERDPLAVLVLPWTVVAGGILQLLVGSVAFSRGKTLESTAFILYGVMWSVWGLTRYGGLYGDTRGFNVAVGIISFLLFNSLVTVGALFLNIAWFLYAATFHLIIISFLLDAVGALPYGYDIGVSIVFGLVSFYCFLSGLFNMTFLTPQLPLGRALVRLSGEGGGGRDTCPHVPARKATAVHQIAEIMKSGGICGMPTDTVYVLVAACNRPEAVEKAYRCKQQAQDRPMSLWVSSINQLEPVRSLLSPLLWDFMSAAWPSSISMVVPRGPWMEVFGLGESAKHIGTPQSIAIRNPDCAVATHLINLSIAIRNPDCAVATHLINLVGPIAVTSANPTGEADTTHHNQVYAKLGDKVDGVLCDGPSPENSASTVVDCTKIESGHIGFFRVGLIPKSQVLQIFEDIQKRHSHGQINPGFETDLTEPGPNLTDPQRHTEQHNTQSPESSPVPPATQSPAYIDTSPHPSDSPSYRPWVLTTTEDS; translated from the exons ATGGCTGAGCTCGAGGTAGAATCGCTTCATTTCTCCGTGGGCATCCTCGGTATCTCCGGCG GTTCTCTACTGCTGCTGGTGAATAACTATGGCAGCTCTCCTGAAAAATCCCTCATCCCCCATACTGCACTGGGGGTTCTACTGCTTATCATCGCTGCCCTCTTGGCCTACTCTG gTGTGCGACGCAGCTTGTCCCAGTCCCGTTTGTTCTCCAGTGTGTGTCTGACAGTATCTGCCCTTTGGGGTGGATCCGGCCTGGTCTACCTGCTGGTTGGGGAGCGGGTGTTGGGGGCCACAGAGCTGAGGacctctctggtccctggtcttgCAGCCTTCACCCTGGCCCTCCTCATCCTGGCTATAGTCTCGCTCTTCCAGAGAGAG GTGGTCTTCTTTATCATCACCCTCTCTATCAGTCTGGCTTGTGGGCACCAAATCGCCGGTCTCTCCTCCCCGGGCTTCGGCCAGTCTGCCACCGCCGCCTGCTACCTGCTGGTCACTCTGGTGGGGGCGTACTTCGGCTGTGGCCGCCTGCTCTCCTTTATCACCCGAGGTAGAGTGGAGGCTCCTGGGACACGGCTGAAgaagaggagggctgggggtcAGGGGTCCAGAGTTCCAGAGGACTGTAACGACGTGGTACCTGTAGGCCTGGTGATGAACCTCCTGTCTGCCAGTGTGTTAGCCTGCCCCCTACTGGCCGTGGTTCCTCAGCTCTCTGCGGGTCACGTCCCCTGGCTATGGACGGCTGCTGTATTCCAGCTGGGGGTGTGTGTCCTCTCCTACAGGGCCATGGACTCTCTGACAGCCACCTTCTATGGCTTCACCTCCATCCTACACTTCACTGAGGGCTACAGTGCTCTCCTCAcagctccctccttctccatcctcccctcctccccagttcCCTTccctgttgtcttctctgttctgttcttcatCCTGGCTCTGTTCAGTTGTCAGAAGAGTCTAGCTGAGGGTCTGTATCAGCTGTTCTTCGTAGCGTATACCATTGCCATCGCCGCCCAGCCATCGCTGTCCTTCCAGGCCGGGGCGCAGGGTGTACAGGCGGCAATCTTTGTCGTGTCAGCTGTGATGCTACTGGTCACCTCCTACAACATGTTAGCCAATAGGATCCCTACGGGGGAGGGCATGTTCAAGGCCTTGGTGACGCGTGTCAGCAACCTGACGCTCCGCCCCCGTGACAGACAGCTCCACGACCCTTACCTGGGCTACTCCAGGTATGCTGACGCCGAGGTGTTGGGCCACGCATGCTCCGTGCTCGCTGCCTTCTCCATCACGTCGTCCGTAGAGGAGCGGGACCCGCTGGCTGTGCTGGTGCTGCCTTGGACTGTGGTGGCTGGGGGCATCCTACAGTTGCTGGTCGGCTCTGTAGCCTTCTCCCGAG GTAAGACGCTGGAGAGCACGGCATTCATCCTGTACGGTGTCATGTGGTCTGTCTGGGGGCTGACGCGGTACGGCGGTCTCTACGGTGACACCCGAGGTTTCAACGTAGCGGTCGGCATCATCAGCTTCCTGTTGTTCAACAGTCTGGTGACGGTGGGAGCTCTGTTCCTgaacatagcctggttcctctacgCCGCGACCTTTCACCTCATTATCATCTCCTTTCTGCTGGATGCCGTCGGAGCACTGCCTTATGGGTACGATATCGGCGTGTCTATCGTGTTCGGCCTGGTGTCTTTCTACTGCTTCCTGTCTGGTCTGTTCAACATGACCTTCCTGACCCCCCAGTTGCCCCTGGGAAGGGCCCTGGTTAGGCTGAgcggggaaggaggaggagggcggGACACCTGTCCACATGTCCCGGCACGCAAGGCCACCGCTGTTCACCAGATAGCAG agaTCATGAAGAGTGGGGGTATATGTGGGATGCCCACTGACACAGTCTATGTACTGGTGGCAGCATGTAACAGACCTGAGGCTGTGGAGAAGGCATACAG GTGTAAGCAGCAGGCCCAGGACCGGCCCATGTCTCTGTGggtctcctctataaaccagTTAGAACCGGTCAGatccctgctgtctcctctgctctggGACTTCATGAGCGCTGCATGGCCCTCATCTATCAGCATGGTCGTACCCAGGG GCCCGTGGATGGAGGTGTTTGGTCTCGGGGAATCAGCTAAACACATTGGAACCCCTCAGAGCATCGCTATCAGGAACCCAGACTGTGCAGTAGCTACTCATCTTATCAACCTG AGCATCGCTATCAGGAACCCAGACTGTGCAGTAGCTACTCATCTTATCAACCTG GTGGGTCCTATCGCTGTGACGTCAGCCAACCCCACAGGAGAAGcagacaccacacaccacaaccaGGTGTACGCCAAGCTGGGAGACAAG gtgGATGGTGTGTTGTGTGATGGGCCGTCCCCTGAAAACAGTGCCTCCACTGTGGTCGACTGCACCAAGATAGAGAGCGGCCATATTGGATTCTTCAGAGTGGGCCTCATCCCCAAGTCCCAG gtgcTCCAGATCTTTGAAGACATCCAGAAAAGGCACTCCCATGGCCAGATAAACCCTGGATTTGAAACGGACCTCACAGAGCCTGGCCCTAACCTGACAGACCCTCAgagacacacagaacaacataatACACAGTCCCCAGAAtcctctccagttccaccagccaCCCAGTCTCCTGCCTACATAGACACCTCTCCACATCCATCAGACTCCCCAAGCTACCGCCCCTGGGTCCTGACAACTACTGAAGACTCTTAG
- the LOC118381019 gene encoding uncharacterized protein LOC118381019 isoform X3 codes for MAELEVESLHFSVGILGISGGSLLLLVNNYGSSPEKSLIPHTALGVLLLIIAALLAYSGVRRSLSQSRLFSSVCLTVSALWGGSGLVYLLVGERVLGATELRTSLVPGLAAFTLALLILAIVSLFQREVVFFIITLSISLACGHQIAGLSSPGFGQSATAACYLLVTLVGAYFGCGRLLSFITRGRVEAPGTRLKKRRAGGQGSRVPEDCNDVVPVGLVMNLLSASVLACPLLAVVPQLSAGHVPWLWTAAVFQLGVCVLSYRAMDSLTATFYGFTSILHFTEGYSALLTAPSFSILPSSPVPFPVVFSVLFFILALFSCQKSLAEGLYQLFFVAYTIAIAAQPSLSFQAGAQGVQAAIFVVSAVMLLVTSYNMLANRIPTGEGMFKALVTRVSNLTLRPRDRQLHDPYLGYSRYADAEVLGHACSVLAAFSITSSVEERDPLAVLVLPWTVVAGGILQLLVGSVAFSRGKTLESTAFILYGVMWSVWGLTRYGGLYGDTRGFNVAVGIISFLLFNSLVTVGALFLNIAWFLYAATFHLIIISFLLDAVGALPYGYDIGVSIVFGLVSFYCFLSGLFNMTFLTPQLPLGRALVRLSGEGGGGRDTCPHVPARKATAVHQIAEIMKSGGICGMPTDTVYVLVAACNRPEAVEKAYRCKQQAQDRPMSLWVSSINQLEPVRSLLSPLLWDFMSAAWPSSISMVVPRGPWMEVFGLGESAKHIGTPQSIAIRNPDCAVATHLINLVGPIAVTSANPTGEADTTHHNQVYAKLGDKVDGVLCDGPSPENSASTVVDCTKIESGHIGFFRVGLIPKSQVLQIFEDIQKRHSHGQINPGFETDLTEPGPNLTDPQRHTEQHNTQSPESSPVPPATQSPAYIDTSPHPSDSPSYRPWVLTTTEDS; via the exons ATGGCTGAGCTCGAGGTAGAATCGCTTCATTTCTCCGTGGGCATCCTCGGTATCTCCGGCG GTTCTCTACTGCTGCTGGTGAATAACTATGGCAGCTCTCCTGAAAAATCCCTCATCCCCCATACTGCACTGGGGGTTCTACTGCTTATCATCGCTGCCCTCTTGGCCTACTCTG gTGTGCGACGCAGCTTGTCCCAGTCCCGTTTGTTCTCCAGTGTGTGTCTGACAGTATCTGCCCTTTGGGGTGGATCCGGCCTGGTCTACCTGCTGGTTGGGGAGCGGGTGTTGGGGGCCACAGAGCTGAGGacctctctggtccctggtcttgCAGCCTTCACCCTGGCCCTCCTCATCCTGGCTATAGTCTCGCTCTTCCAGAGAGAG GTGGTCTTCTTTATCATCACCCTCTCTATCAGTCTGGCTTGTGGGCACCAAATCGCCGGTCTCTCCTCCCCGGGCTTCGGCCAGTCTGCCACCGCCGCCTGCTACCTGCTGGTCACTCTGGTGGGGGCGTACTTCGGCTGTGGCCGCCTGCTCTCCTTTATCACCCGAGGTAGAGTGGAGGCTCCTGGGACACGGCTGAAgaagaggagggctgggggtcAGGGGTCCAGAGTTCCAGAGGACTGTAACGACGTGGTACCTGTAGGCCTGGTGATGAACCTCCTGTCTGCCAGTGTGTTAGCCTGCCCCCTACTGGCCGTGGTTCCTCAGCTCTCTGCGGGTCACGTCCCCTGGCTATGGACGGCTGCTGTATTCCAGCTGGGGGTGTGTGTCCTCTCCTACAGGGCCATGGACTCTCTGACAGCCACCTTCTATGGCTTCACCTCCATCCTACACTTCACTGAGGGCTACAGTGCTCTCCTCAcagctccctccttctccatcctcccctcctccccagttcCCTTccctgttgtcttctctgttctgttcttcatCCTGGCTCTGTTCAGTTGTCAGAAGAGTCTAGCTGAGGGTCTGTATCAGCTGTTCTTCGTAGCGTATACCATTGCCATCGCCGCCCAGCCATCGCTGTCCTTCCAGGCCGGGGCGCAGGGTGTACAGGCGGCAATCTTTGTCGTGTCAGCTGTGATGCTACTGGTCACCTCCTACAACATGTTAGCCAATAGGATCCCTACGGGGGAGGGCATGTTCAAGGCCTTGGTGACGCGTGTCAGCAACCTGACGCTCCGCCCCCGTGACAGACAGCTCCACGACCCTTACCTGGGCTACTCCAGGTATGCTGACGCCGAGGTGTTGGGCCACGCATGCTCCGTGCTCGCTGCCTTCTCCATCACGTCGTCCGTAGAGGAGCGGGACCCGCTGGCTGTGCTGGTGCTGCCTTGGACTGTGGTGGCTGGGGGCATCCTACAGTTGCTGGTCGGCTCTGTAGCCTTCTCCCGAG GTAAGACGCTGGAGAGCACGGCATTCATCCTGTACGGTGTCATGTGGTCTGTCTGGGGGCTGACGCGGTACGGCGGTCTCTACGGTGACACCCGAGGTTTCAACGTAGCGGTCGGCATCATCAGCTTCCTGTTGTTCAACAGTCTGGTGACGGTGGGAGCTCTGTTCCTgaacatagcctggttcctctacgCCGCGACCTTTCACCTCATTATCATCTCCTTTCTGCTGGATGCCGTCGGAGCACTGCCTTATGGGTACGATATCGGCGTGTCTATCGTGTTCGGCCTGGTGTCTTTCTACTGCTTCCTGTCTGGTCTGTTCAACATGACCTTCCTGACCCCCCAGTTGCCCCTGGGAAGGGCCCTGGTTAGGCTGAgcggggaaggaggaggagggcggGACACCTGTCCACATGTCCCGGCACGCAAGGCCACCGCTGTTCACCAGATAGCAG agaTCATGAAGAGTGGGGGTATATGTGGGATGCCCACTGACACAGTCTATGTACTGGTGGCAGCATGTAACAGACCTGAGGCTGTGGAGAAGGCATACAG GTGTAAGCAGCAGGCCCAGGACCGGCCCATGTCTCTGTGggtctcctctataaaccagTTAGAACCGGTCAGatccctgctgtctcctctgctctggGACTTCATGAGCGCTGCATGGCCCTCATCTATCAGCATGGTCGTACCCAGGG GCCCGTGGATGGAGGTGTTTGGTCTCGGGGAATCAGCTAAACACATTGGAACCCCTCAGAGCATCGCTATCAGGAACCCAGACTGTGCAGTAGCTACTCATCTTATCAACCTG GTGGGTCCTATCGCTGTGACGTCAGCCAACCCCACAGGAGAAGcagacaccacacaccacaaccaGGTGTACGCCAAGCTGGGAGACAAG gtgGATGGTGTGTTGTGTGATGGGCCGTCCCCTGAAAACAGTGCCTCCACTGTGGTCGACTGCACCAAGATAGAGAGCGGCCATATTGGATTCTTCAGAGTGGGCCTCATCCCCAAGTCCCAG gtgcTCCAGATCTTTGAAGACATCCAGAAAAGGCACTCCCATGGCCAGATAAACCCTGGATTTGAAACGGACCTCACAGAGCCTGGCCCTAACCTGACAGACCCTCAgagacacacagaacaacataatACACAGTCCCCAGAAtcctctccagttccaccagccaCCCAGTCTCCTGCCTACATAGACACCTCTCCACATCCATCAGACTCCCCAAGCTACCGCCCCTGGGTCCTGACAACTACTGAAGACTCTTAG